Proteins co-encoded in one Gracilimonas sp. genomic window:
- a CDS encoding phospho-sugar mutase, which translates to MNALDSAVQNKINEWLEGSYDEETKAAIRQKLDDKQFDELTDAFYKDLEFGTGGLRGIMGIGSNRVNKYTFGIATQGLSNFLKKEYPGRELKVAIAHDCRNNSEKLAKVVADVFSANGIKVFFFDALRPTPELSFAIRELGCQSGVMLTASHNPKEYNGYKAYDANGGQFVYPYDKMVMEEVQKIESVDEVNFAGNDDLIEVIGRDMDEKYLKALADLSVSKDAIERQKDLKIVFSPIHGTSRKLVPDVLKRYGFENVTLVEEQMTVDGNFPTVVYPNPEEKEALNMALEKAKEIDADLVMATDPDADRVGIAVKNMNGDFVLLNGNQTGSLIINYMLTAWEEAGKITGNEYIVKTVVTSYLIDRIAKSKGVECFNTLTGFKYIGELMTQLEGRKQFIAGGEESYGYLIGDHVRDKDAVVSCAIIAEMTAFYKDQGTSLYEAMLDMYVEHGLFRENLVSVTKKGKSGAEEIQQMMMNFRANPPKKLGGSQVVTVKDYQTAKEKNMATGEIKDIDLPKSNVLQFITEDGAIVSARPSGTEPKIKFYCSVNTNLMSAEDYNQVAATLDKKIEMMIEGLKN; encoded by the coding sequence ATGAACGCATTAGATTCGGCTGTACAAAACAAAATTAACGAATGGTTGGAAGGAAGTTATGACGAGGAAACCAAAGCAGCGATCCGCCAAAAACTGGATGACAAGCAATTTGATGAGCTGACCGATGCGTTCTACAAAGACCTGGAATTTGGCACCGGCGGACTTCGCGGAATTATGGGTATCGGTTCAAACCGGGTCAACAAATACACCTTTGGGATTGCCACCCAGGGGCTCAGCAATTTTCTGAAGAAAGAATACCCCGGCCGGGAACTAAAGGTGGCGATTGCTCACGACTGCCGGAATAATTCCGAGAAACTGGCTAAAGTAGTGGCCGATGTGTTTTCAGCTAATGGTATAAAAGTGTTCTTTTTTGATGCACTCCGTCCTACTCCCGAACTTTCTTTCGCCATTCGGGAATTAGGCTGCCAAAGCGGGGTAATGCTGACCGCTTCTCACAATCCCAAAGAGTATAACGGCTACAAAGCCTACGATGCCAATGGTGGTCAATTTGTATATCCGTACGACAAAATGGTGATGGAAGAAGTGCAAAAAATCGAAAGCGTTGATGAGGTCAATTTTGCCGGTAACGATGATCTGATTGAAGTAATCGGCCGGGATATGGACGAAAAGTACCTGAAAGCACTGGCAGATTTGTCAGTATCAAAGGATGCTATTGAAAGACAGAAAGACCTGAAAATCGTTTTCTCTCCCATCCATGGCACCTCCCGAAAACTGGTTCCGGATGTGTTGAAAAGATACGGCTTCGAAAATGTTACTCTTGTAGAAGAGCAAATGACGGTTGACGGCAACTTCCCTACCGTTGTGTATCCGAATCCCGAGGAGAAAGAAGCCCTGAACATGGCCCTGGAAAAGGCCAAAGAAATTGACGCCGACCTGGTTATGGCTACCGATCCTGATGCGGATCGGGTGGGCATTGCCGTAAAAAACATGAACGGAGATTTTGTACTCTTGAACGGTAATCAGACCGGTTCTCTCATCATCAATTACATGCTTACCGCTTGGGAAGAAGCCGGAAAAATCACCGGAAATGAGTACATCGTTAAAACCGTGGTTACCTCATATCTCATCGACCGCATAGCCAAATCAAAGGGTGTTGAATGTTTCAATACGCTCACCGGCTTCAAATATATTGGCGAGCTGATGACCCAACTTGAAGGGAGAAAGCAGTTTATAGCGGGTGGGGAAGAAAGCTACGGCTACCTGATTGGCGATCATGTAAGAGATAAAGACGCTGTGGTTTCCTGTGCCATTATTGCTGAAATGACCGCTTTCTATAAAGATCAGGGTACCAGCTTATACGAGGCTATGTTGGATATGTATGTTGAACACGGATTATTCCGTGAAAACCTGGTTTCTGTTACTAAGAAAGGAAAATCGGGCGCAGAAGAAATTCAACAGATGATGATGAATTTCAGAGCAAATCCACCGAAAAAATTAGGTGGTTCACAGGTGGTGACGGTTAAAGATTACCAAACAGCCAAAGAGAAAAATATGGCTACCGGTGAGATTAAGGACATTGACCTCCCCAAATCGAACGTCCTTCAGTTTATTACGGAAGATGGCGCTATCGTTTCGGCAAGGCCTTCGGGTACGGAGCCTAAAATTAAATTCTACTGCAGCGTGAATACCAACCTGATGAGTGCAGAAGATTACAATCAGGTAGCAGCCACTCTTGACAAAAAAATAGAGATGATGATTGAAGGACTGAAGAATTAA
- a CDS encoding ABC transporter ATP-binding protein, translated as MTKKPENDHKSIKSLWQTLKQIFALSKPYRLRFYAATVVTLLASAVWLTVPLGLRELLDAVFESGNNELLNWLAIGLFGLFILQAAFSFFGNYHLEWVGERVVTDLRKKVYEHLHRLGFKFFAERRLGEITSRLTNDVGSIRTALTDSLPQLLTISFSLIGSVSLMVVLNWRLSMVIFVTVPFVTLATRYFGQKIRHLSKDIQDELADSTAVAEDALGAVRLVKAFVREDYEVGRYQTAVEKLFKTARRKMVLTQLFWSGVGIMFMSTLVIIFWYGGKEVLADRLTAGDLVAFIIYALNISRSISQTSRLYTAVNTAAGASERIFELLEETPEIENNPDAHDIEGVNGEVQVKGLWFSYEGEKEVLKGISFKVEAGKTIALVGPSGAGKTTLLNLIPRFYDPQKGSIYVDGTNIQEVKFKSLRKHISIVPQEVHLFGTTIRENITYGKLDATKEEVIQAARDANAHEFIMQTENGYDSLIGEKGVKLSGGQRQRLAIARAILKNPAILLLDEATSSLDSESEAQVQEALLRLMTNRTTFVIAHRLSTVQHADRILVLDEGKIVEQGTHVELIGQNGLYSHLYELQFRDLDQPTVI; from the coding sequence ATGACTAAGAAACCCGAGAACGATCATAAATCCATAAAGTCGCTTTGGCAAACGCTGAAGCAGATATTTGCGCTGAGCAAACCGTACCGGCTTCGTTTCTATGCGGCAACGGTTGTTACTTTGCTGGCATCAGCGGTATGGCTTACAGTTCCGTTAGGACTTCGTGAATTACTGGACGCGGTATTTGAATCCGGCAATAACGAACTGCTGAACTGGCTGGCTATCGGTTTGTTTGGGCTGTTCATACTGCAAGCTGCGTTTTCATTTTTTGGGAATTATCACCTGGAATGGGTGGGTGAGCGGGTGGTCACCGATTTACGAAAGAAAGTGTATGAACACCTGCATCGGCTGGGATTCAAGTTTTTTGCGGAGCGCAGATTGGGGGAAATCACCTCGCGGTTAACAAATGATGTCGGCTCCATCCGAACGGCATTGACGGATTCACTGCCTCAGTTACTCACCATTTCTTTTTCTTTGATTGGCTCGGTCTCGTTGATGGTAGTTCTGAACTGGCGTTTAAGTATGGTGATTTTTGTGACGGTGCCTTTCGTAACACTGGCAACCCGTTATTTCGGACAGAAAATTCGCCATCTCTCCAAAGATATTCAGGATGAACTGGCCGATTCCACAGCTGTTGCCGAAGATGCACTCGGGGCTGTCCGGCTGGTGAAGGCTTTTGTACGGGAAGACTATGAGGTAGGCCGATATCAAACCGCAGTTGAGAAATTATTTAAGACGGCCCGGCGAAAGATGGTACTGACTCAGCTTTTCTGGTCGGGTGTCGGCATTATGTTTATGAGTACTTTGGTGATCATTTTCTGGTATGGAGGAAAAGAAGTTCTGGCTGATCGGCTCACTGCCGGAGATTTAGTTGCTTTCATTATCTATGCCCTGAATATTTCAAGATCTATAAGCCAAACTTCCAGACTTTATACAGCTGTGAATACAGCAGCAGGGGCCTCAGAACGTATTTTTGAGCTGCTTGAAGAAACCCCCGAAATAGAGAATAACCCTGATGCTCATGATATCGAAGGAGTAAATGGGGAAGTGCAAGTGAAAGGCCTATGGTTCAGTTATGAGGGAGAGAAAGAGGTGCTGAAAGGGATCTCATTTAAAGTTGAAGCCGGGAAAACCATTGCCCTGGTGGGACCAAGCGGGGCGGGTAAAACAACATTGCTCAATCTCATTCCCCGTTTCTATGATCCTCAGAAAGGCAGTATCTATGTGGATGGCACCAATATTCAGGAAGTGAAATTCAAATCCCTTCGCAAACATATTTCTATAGTACCGCAAGAGGTGCATTTGTTTGGAACCACCATTCGGGAGAACATCACCTATGGAAAACTGGATGCCACCAAAGAAGAAGTTATTCAAGCTGCCAGGGATGCCAATGCCCATGAGTTCATCATGCAAACCGAAAACGGTTACGATTCATTAATTGGTGAAAAGGGCGTAAAACTGAGTGGCGGGCAGCGCCAAAGGCTGGCCATAGCAAGGGCTATTCTTAAGAATCCGGCTATTCTATTATTGGATGAAGCCACTTCTTCTTTGGATTCCGAATCAGAGGCTCAGGTTCAGGAAGCTTTATTGAGACTCATGACCAACCGAACCACGTTTGTAATTGCTCACCGTCTATCCACGGTTCAGCATGCTGATAGAATCCTGGTGTTAGACGAAGGAAAGATTGTGGAACAGGGAACCCATGTAGAATTGATAGGCCAAAACGGGCTGTACAGTCATTTGTACGAGTTACAGTTCAGGGATTTAGACCAACCAACGGTTATTTAA
- a CDS encoding NfeD family protein → MDSEILTWIFLIGGVLLMFLEAALPGGVAFLLGFSGLGVGILRYFGFLEDPFTAAFVWLMSSTILTIAIRPFINKYFKGETSYKFADEDYEAMDQIAEVTEPINDLDNEGRIRFQGISWQARSLEGDIPTGVQVRIKYRDNTTWIVEPVDIIDSKKNQLKDSNKS, encoded by the coding sequence ATGGATAGTGAAATTCTGACGTGGATTTTTTTAATCGGGGGCGTTCTTTTGATGTTCCTCGAAGCTGCCCTTCCCGGAGGCGTTGCTTTCCTGCTTGGCTTTAGTGGTTTAGGAGTTGGTATCCTTCGGTACTTTGGCTTTTTGGAGGATCCTTTTACCGCAGCTTTTGTGTGGCTGATGTCATCAACCATTCTGACTATCGCCATCCGGCCTTTTATCAACAAATATTTTAAAGGGGAAACTTCCTATAAATTCGCCGATGAAGATTACGAGGCCATGGATCAGATTGCAGAAGTCACAGAGCCTATCAACGATCTCGATAATGAAGGGCGTATTCGGTTTCAGGGGATATCCTGGCAGGCGCGGTCGCTGGAGGGTGATATTCCGACCGGCGTACAGGTGCGCATCAAATACCGGGATAATACAACCTGGATTGTAGAGCCGGTGGATATCATCGACTCAAAGAAAAATCAACTTAAAGACTCAAACAAAAGCTAA
- a CDS encoding ATP-binding protein, with the protein METSVMNPVPDKEFERIVELSAFDLDYSGLSHSLKDLTKLAAKVAQTEICLVNIIDSFTQWTVSSYGLDVHQMPREEGICQYTILNDHAFEVKDLSEDRRFQERDYVAYPPRLKYYFGLPLITHKGFKIGALCMLDPSKKEISPDKAEQLRIISDEIMERLEARKRIMKLESRLIAGYNFKRRLNHDIRGPIGGIIGLVQLIKDQDTDEKVSEITRYLDLIEKAGDNLLGIANKRLSYKKRNEERKLKDNELTLLSLKSKLSELYKPQVDIHDIDLTIANHPQCEDLPFPKKNVLPVIGNLISNVIRFTLPGEMIMVRQEYRCASGSNHLLITIKNTGSKLTNNQIRQVFSNEFESDQKVTSMNLSAIHRLLKKVGGSFSISDEGDRGNRFDVELPVLLTRK; encoded by the coding sequence ATGGAAACAAGTGTAATGAATCCCGTTCCAGATAAGGAATTTGAGCGGATTGTAGAACTGTCAGCATTTGATTTAGATTACTCCGGGTTAAGTCATTCCCTTAAAGATTTAACCAAGCTGGCTGCAAAAGTTGCCCAAACTGAGATCTGTCTTGTTAACATTATTGATTCCTTCACTCAATGGACCGTCTCTTCCTATGGTCTGGATGTGCATCAAATGCCAAGAGAGGAAGGAATTTGCCAATACACCATTCTAAATGATCATGCTTTCGAAGTAAAAGACCTGAGCGAGGACCGGAGATTTCAGGAGCGGGACTATGTAGCCTATCCTCCCAGACTGAAATACTATTTTGGGTTGCCTCTCATCACCCATAAGGGATTCAAGATAGGGGCGCTGTGCATGCTGGATCCAAGTAAGAAAGAAATCAGCCCGGATAAAGCTGAACAGCTCAGAATTATTTCCGATGAGATTATGGAACGGCTTGAAGCCCGAAAACGAATTATGAAATTAGAAAGCAGGTTGATTGCGGGCTATAATTTCAAACGCAGGTTAAATCATGATATTCGCGGACCTATTGGCGGCATAATTGGATTGGTACAGCTTATTAAAGATCAGGATACCGATGAAAAGGTAAGTGAAATAACCCGCTATCTTGATTTGATTGAAAAGGCAGGAGATAATTTACTGGGCATTGCCAATAAAAGGCTGTCCTACAAAAAGAGGAATGAAGAGCGAAAATTAAAAGATAATGAGCTTACTTTGCTAAGCTTGAAATCCAAATTAAGTGAGCTATATAAACCCCAGGTTGATATACATGATATCGACCTGACGATCGCAAATCACCCTCAATGCGAGGATCTTCCGTTTCCGAAAAAGAATGTACTGCCGGTTATAGGTAATCTTATTTCAAACGTGATTAGGTTCACACTACCGGGTGAGATGATTATGGTGAGGCAGGAATACAGGTGTGCTTCCGGTTCCAATCATTTGTTAATCACCATTAAAAATACGGGTTCCAAGTTAACGAACAATCAAATCAGGCAGGTTTTCAGTAATGAATTTGAGTCCGATCAAAAAGTAACGTCAATGAACCTTAGCGCTATTCACCGATTGCTCAAGAAAGTGGGTGGAAGTTTTTCAATTTCCGATGAAGGGGACCGTGGGAACCGTTTTGATGTAGAGCTTCCGGTGCTACTTACCAGGAAATAA
- a CDS encoding stomatin-like protein has product MEIMETISQILLGAFSVYVMYKFIRSLRLVPNQYAYIVERLGNYQKTLGPGFHALIPFVDKVVYKQDLREETIEVEPQECFTKDNVKVEVDGVIYLSVMDPVNASYGVTNYRYAAVQLAQTTTRSVLGNMELDQTFEERAAMSREVVSVLSEVEQLWGIKVHRYEIKNILTPRTVQKAMERQMTAERDRRAIIATSEGVKGSKVNDAEGMKAEIINISEAEMQRRINEAEGQAEEILAIAEATAKSIEEIAGALAQPKGTEAMRLQLSEQYLDVLSGLGRNENNVILPKDISNYDAIMEGLSLGEITVNKKES; this is encoded by the coding sequence ATGGAAATCATGGAGACAATCAGTCAGATTTTATTAGGTGCATTTTCGGTTTATGTGATGTACAAATTCATACGTTCGCTGCGGCTGGTACCTAACCAGTATGCATACATTGTTGAACGATTGGGTAATTATCAGAAAACACTTGGGCCGGGTTTTCACGCCCTTATCCCTTTTGTTGACAAGGTAGTTTACAAGCAGGACTTACGCGAAGAAACCATTGAGGTAGAACCTCAGGAGTGCTTCACCAAAGACAACGTAAAGGTTGAAGTTGATGGAGTCATTTACCTGAGCGTTATGGATCCCGTTAATGCCAGTTATGGAGTAACTAACTACCGCTATGCGGCCGTACAACTGGCTCAAACTACTACACGATCGGTTCTGGGTAATATGGAACTGGATCAAACCTTTGAAGAACGGGCTGCAATGAGCCGTGAAGTGGTGAGTGTGCTCAGCGAAGTAGAACAGCTTTGGGGAATTAAGGTGCACCGGTATGAAATCAAGAACATTCTTACCCCTCGCACCGTCCAGAAAGCTATGGAGCGACAAATGACTGCGGAACGGGACCGCCGGGCCATCATCGCAACTTCTGAGGGTGTGAAAGGCTCTAAAGTAAATGATGCCGAAGGTATGAAAGCCGAAATCATCAATATTTCAGAAGCGGAAATGCAGCGGCGCATCAACGAAGCTGAGGGACAGGCAGAAGAAATATTAGCGATTGCCGAAGCTACGGCTAAATCCATTGAGGAAATTGCCGGTGCCCTTGCTCAACCCAAAGGAACCGAAGCTATGCGGCTTCAGCTTTCAGAGCAATATCTGGATGTACTATCCGGACTGGGCCGAAATGAAAACAACGTGATCTTACCTAAAGATATCTCTAACTACGATGCCATAATGGAGGGATTATCGCTGGGAGAAATAACGGTTAACAAAAAAGAAAGCTGA
- the dprA gene encoding DNA-processing protein DprA, which translates to MGKKKKKHRVLAALSLIPGFGSRRIYKLLKNTDDPEEIFSLGKRKLRSVEGIGEASALSILSFDDWEKVDHLLEETEKSGSNIITLADPEYPPLLKQIYDPPALFWFKGNSEALSKPGVAVVGTRNTSAYGRNMAKKLTGELAEHGLCIFSGLAYGIDSIAHQTAIEFKTPTVAVLGSGIDNLYPKKNADLANRIVKSGGAVITEFPPGTNPDAGNFPVRNRIVSGMSLGVLVVESGLKGGSMITADLGLDQNREVFAVPHPLGNPSGTGCNYLIKRGAAKLVQTVDDILEELPIEHSPESSVQEEKKVSWRDRELDETAVKICEALEEKPFQVDDLSDAIGVNTSRLLVSLLQLEMDGVVLQKAGKNFELL; encoded by the coding sequence ATGGGAAAGAAAAAGAAGAAACATAGGGTACTGGCTGCGCTGAGCTTAATACCGGGCTTTGGAAGCCGGCGCATTTATAAACTGCTAAAAAACACCGATGATCCTGAGGAGATATTCAGCCTTGGGAAGCGTAAACTCAGATCGGTTGAAGGTATCGGAGAGGCTTCGGCTCTTTCTATCCTTTCCTTTGACGATTGGGAAAAAGTGGATCATCTTTTAGAAGAAACGGAAAAAAGTGGGTCGAATATCATAACTCTGGCTGATCCTGAATACCCTCCGTTGTTAAAACAGATTTATGATCCTCCCGCTTTGTTTTGGTTTAAAGGCAATTCAGAAGCTTTGTCTAAACCGGGAGTAGCCGTGGTAGGCACCCGAAATACTTCAGCCTATGGCCGGAATATGGCAAAGAAGTTGACCGGTGAGCTGGCGGAGCATGGACTCTGTATTTTCAGTGGCCTGGCCTATGGAATTGATTCCATCGCACATCAAACGGCCATAGAGTTTAAAACACCGACTGTTGCCGTATTGGGTTCTGGAATTGACAACCTGTATCCCAAAAAGAATGCTGATTTAGCGAATCGAATTGTGAAATCAGGTGGGGCCGTGATCACCGAGTTTCCACCGGGTACTAATCCTGATGCCGGTAACTTCCCGGTCCGGAACCGAATTGTAAGTGGGATGAGCCTGGGAGTTTTAGTGGTGGAATCGGGCCTGAAGGGGGGAAGTATGATCACAGCTGATCTTGGCCTCGACCAAAACCGGGAAGTGTTTGCAGTGCCCCACCCGTTGGGCAATCCATCAGGAACCGGATGTAATTACCTTATTAAGAGAGGCGCGGCTAAACTGGTACAAACCGTGGATGATATTCTGGAAGAGCTGCCCATAGAACATTCCCCGGAGTCATCAGTTCAGGAAGAGAAAAAAGTAAGCTGGCGCGATAGAGAGCTGGATGAAACAGCCGTTAAAATCTGCGAGGCGCTGGAAGAAAAACCCTTTCAGGTCGATGATTTAAGTGATGCCATAGGAGTGAATACCAGCCGGTTATTGGTTTCCCTTCTTCAGCTGGAAATGGATGGGGTAGTTCTGCAAAAAGCAGGAAAGAATTTCGAACTTCTCTGA
- a CDS encoding pyridoxal-phosphate dependent enzyme: MKTNLTPPVFEDVKEARHRISEHIHRTPVLSSKQVNQKTGGQIFFKCENFQKVGAFKFRGASNAIFSLSEDEAAKGVATHSSGNHAQALALAAMLRGIPAYVVMPENAPKVKVKAVKNYGAEVTFCESTLEARESTLEKVVAQTGATFIHPYNDARIVAGQGTAALELLEDHPDLGMIIAPVGGGGLLSGTALAAKSIKPDIQVIGAEPANADDAFRSFQKGELIPVKNPDTIADGLRTSLGELPFSLIRQYVDDIVTVPEESIIEAMRYVWERMNMIIEASCAVPVAAVFDGKVDVKGRKVAIIITGGNVDLDNLPW, from the coding sequence ATGAAAACCAACCTCACACCTCCTGTCTTTGAAGATGTAAAGGAAGCTCGGCATCGAATTTCCGAACATATACACCGAACCCCTGTTTTAAGCAGCAAGCAGGTGAACCAGAAAACGGGCGGTCAAATTTTCTTTAAATGTGAGAACTTTCAGAAAGTCGGGGCATTCAAGTTCCGGGGAGCAAGCAATGCAATTTTTTCTTTAAGTGAAGATGAAGCTGCTAAGGGAGTGGCTACGCATTCTTCCGGAAACCATGCACAGGCATTGGCTTTAGCTGCCATGCTTCGGGGCATTCCAGCTTACGTAGTCATGCCCGAAAATGCTCCAAAAGTGAAAGTGAAAGCTGTTAAAAACTATGGGGCCGAAGTTACTTTCTGCGAATCTACCCTTGAGGCCCGCGAATCCACCCTTGAGAAAGTCGTAGCCCAAACCGGGGCCACCTTCATTCACCCCTATAATGATGCAAGAATTGTAGCCGGACAAGGAACGGCTGCCCTGGAATTGCTGGAAGATCATCCCGACCTGGGTATGATTATAGCTCCAGTGGGCGGCGGTGGGTTATTGAGCGGAACCGCATTGGCCGCTAAATCCATTAAGCCGGATATACAAGTTATTGGAGCCGAACCTGCAAACGCTGACGATGCCTTTCGCTCATTCCAAAAAGGTGAGCTTATTCCCGTTAAAAACCCGGACACGATCGCCGATGGGCTTCGAACTTCATTAGGAGAACTACCCTTTTCACTAATCCGACAGTATGTGGATGACATTGTAACCGTTCCTGAAGAGTCAATCATTGAAGCAATGCGCTATGTGTGGGAACGTATGAACATGATCATCGAAGCCTCCTGCGCAGTGCCTGTGGCAGCCGTATTTGATGGAAAAGTAGATGTGAAAGGGAGGAAAGTTGCCATTATCATTACCGGTGGAAATGTGGATTTGGATAACCTGCCGTGGTGA
- a CDS encoding stomatin-like protein, giving the protein MLWTTILVIIVLSYFVLTRLFQIVEMREEVIQERLGKYKKTLKPGFHFLIPFVDRPAYSQEMREQVLDVPSQTCITKDNIEVSVDGLVYLKVMNSHKASYGISDYQAAAVNLAQTTMRSEIGKMTLDDTFSEREKMNENIVREIDKAADPWGIKVMRYEIKNIRPSGEIVDTMERQMEAERAKRAEITNSEGHRQARIYESEGEQQSQVLISEAQRQRRINEAKGRAKEIELVANATAKGLRRVAEAIDKPGGELAVKTKLVEQYIKQFGNIIQNSNVSVLPTETANLKTFFEGVSTISDHTKNPSAKRTRTSNKGEQ; this is encoded by the coding sequence ATGTTGTGGACCACAATTTTAGTAATCATCGTTTTATCCTACTTCGTGCTCACCCGGCTGTTTCAGATTGTGGAGATGCGAGAAGAAGTTATTCAGGAACGGCTGGGTAAATACAAAAAGACACTTAAACCCGGTTTTCACTTTCTGATTCCCTTTGTTGACCGGCCGGCCTACAGCCAGGAAATGCGGGAACAGGTACTGGATGTACCGAGCCAAACCTGTATCACCAAAGACAATATTGAAGTGTCCGTGGATGGATTGGTTTACCTTAAGGTGATGAATTCACACAAGGCCAGCTATGGTATCTCCGATTACCAGGCGGCAGCTGTGAACCTGGCCCAAACCACCATGCGGAGCGAAATCGGTAAAATGACCCTGGATGACACCTTCTCAGAACGGGAAAAAATGAATGAGAATATTGTTCGTGAAATTGATAAAGCTGCTGATCCTTGGGGCATTAAAGTGATGCGGTATGAAATAAAGAATATCCGGCCATCCGGTGAGATTGTGGACACTATGGAGCGGCAGATGGAAGCCGAACGAGCTAAACGAGCTGAGATTACAAACTCTGAAGGTCACCGGCAGGCACGCATCTATGAATCGGAAGGAGAACAACAAAGCCAGGTACTGATTTCAGAAGCGCAAAGACAGCGACGAATAAATGAAGCCAAAGGTCGTGCTAAAGAAATTGAGCTGGTTGCCAATGCAACGGCCAAAGGCCTTCGAAGAGTAGCAGAAGCCATTGATAAACCCGGTGGTGAACTGGCCGTGAAAACCAAACTGGTAGAACAATACATCAAACAATTTGGGAATATCATCCAAAACTCCAATGTATCCGTTCTGCCTACCGAAACGGCGAATCTCAAAACCTTTTTTGAAGGGGTAAGTACCATCAGCGATCATACCAAAAATCCATCCGCCAAAAGAACCAGAACATCTAATAAAGGAGAGCAATAA